In Xenopus tropicalis strain Nigerian chromosome 5, UCB_Xtro_10.0, whole genome shotgun sequence, one genomic interval encodes:
- the rbbp9 gene encoding serine hydrolase RBBP9 produces MSGAECIPVKAVIIPGNGAGNVERCLWYGWTKKRLEKIPNFRCLLKNMPDPFTARENIWLPFMESELECDDKTIIIGHSSGAAAAMRFAETHKVYAIILVSAYTSDLGDENEKESGYFSRPWQWEKIKNNCGHIIQFGSTDDPFLPWHEQQLVAEVLSAELHKYTDRGHFQNTEFNELLSAVKKLIPATS; encoded by the exons ATGTCGGGGGCTGAATGTATACCTGTGAAAGCTGTCATAATTCCGGGAAACGGGGCAGGAAATGTAGAGCGCTGTCTGTGGTATGGATGGACCAAAAAGAGGTTGGAAAAG ATTCCAAATTTTAGGTGTTTGCTTAAAAACATGCCAGATCCAT TTACAGCAAGAGAAAATATATGGCTGCCGTTTATGGAATCAGAGTTGGAATGTGATGACAAAACCATAATAATCGGACACAGCTCTGGAGCTGCTGCAGCTATGAG GTTTGCTGAAACACACAAggtttatgccattattttagtGTCTGCCTATACCTCGGACTTGGGAGatgaaaatgagaaagaaagtG GCTATTTCAGCCGGCCATGGCAATGGGAGAAGATAAAAAACAACTGTGGTCATATCATTCAGTTTGGTTCCACCGATGATCCATTCTTGCCATGGCATGAACAGCAGTTAGTGGCTGAAGTTCTATCCGCAGAGCTGCACAAATATACGGACCGTGGGCACTTTCAGAACACTGAATTTAATGAACTGTTGAGTGCAGTGAAGAAACTCATACCTGCTACCTCTTAA